One part of the Bacteroidia bacterium genome encodes these proteins:
- a CDS encoding FAD-dependent oxidoreductase has product MIAKQKFLALILLLLFSSSCEESHDHISADVIIYGGTSAGVSAAIQTARLGKSVILIEPTKRLGGLTTGGLGQTDIGNKQVIGGISREFYQNIKKHYADSANWVWQKRAEYRDGGQTRSKTGEDAMWTFEPSAALEVYQEMLQSLDIKIVYKERLNRATGVSKTGNRISSISMESGASYEAKMFIDASYEGDLMAASGVSYTVGRESNDQYGETLNGIQACEYAQTLLETTSHNAVHHNFIEGVDPYVVKGDSTSGLLAFISEGGAGIEGAGDQGIQAYCFRMTLTDHPDNRIPFQKPENYREQDYELLFRNYEAAKGPIEEMYTYGDRLLPWINSSMPNRKTDTNNQKGFSTDFIGQNWDYPEASYEERETIINRHRAYQQGLMWTLAYHPRIPEKVRALVSKWGTCKDEYERADGWQQQLYIREARRMISEYVMTQKNCEGIEVVKDPIGMAAYGMDSHHIKRYVNEQGFVENEGNVEASVKAPFPISYQSLVPKNKECTNLVVPICLSASHIAFGSIRMEPVFMILGQSAATIACMSIDADKAVQELEYEELEKELLAQGQILE; this is encoded by the coding sequence ATGATTGCCAAACAAAAATTTTTAGCCCTCATCCTTTTACTCCTCTTCTCAAGCAGTTGTGAGGAATCCCATGATCATATATCTGCAGATGTCATCATTTACGGAGGCACATCCGCAGGAGTGTCTGCTGCTATCCAGACAGCAAGGCTTGGAAAATCTGTCATATTGATCGAACCTACAAAACGGCTAGGAGGCCTTACTACAGGAGGCTTAGGACAAACCGATATCGGGAACAAACAGGTAATTGGAGGCATTTCACGTGAGTTTTACCAAAACATCAAAAAACATTATGCAGATTCTGCTAATTGGGTCTGGCAAAAAAGAGCTGAATACCGTGATGGTGGGCAAACGCGTAGCAAGACAGGAGAAGATGCGATGTGGACTTTTGAGCCCTCTGCCGCACTTGAGGTTTACCAGGAAATGCTTCAGTCCTTAGACATCAAAATAGTCTATAAAGAGCGCCTCAATCGAGCTACAGGTGTTTCGAAAACAGGCAATCGTATTTCATCTATATCTATGGAATCCGGTGCCAGCTATGAGGCAAAAATGTTTATAGATGCGAGCTATGAAGGGGACCTAATGGCAGCAAGCGGAGTGTCCTATACTGTGGGGAGAGAGTCCAATGATCAGTATGGCGAAACCCTAAACGGCATCCAGGCCTGTGAATACGCCCAAACCCTCCTGGAAACGACTTCCCATAATGCCGTACATCACAATTTCATCGAAGGGGTTGATCCCTATGTAGTGAAAGGCGATTCAACAAGTGGACTCTTAGCTTTTATTTCTGAAGGAGGCGCGGGTATAGAAGGAGCAGGTGATCAAGGAATTCAGGCTTACTGTTTCCGAATGACCCTGACAGACCATCCCGATAATCGAATCCCCTTTCAAAAACCCGAGAATTATCGGGAGCAGGATTATGAGCTTCTTTTTCGCAATTATGAAGCAGCGAAGGGTCCGATAGAGGAAATGTACACCTATGGAGATCGCCTTCTTCCCTGGATCAATTCCTCCATGCCCAACCGGAAAACAGATACCAATAATCAGAAAGGATTTTCTACCGACTTTATCGGACAAAACTGGGACTATCCGGAAGCCTCTTATGAAGAGCGCGAAACGATTATAAATCGCCATCGAGCATATCAACAGGGATTGATGTGGACCCTTGCTTATCATCCCCGAATACCTGAAAAAGTGCGAGCCCTTGTATCGAAATGGGGAACTTGCAAAGATGAATATGAGCGTGCAGATGGTTGGCAACAGCAACTATACATTAGAGAGGCTCGCCGCATGATCAGTGAGTATGTCATGACACAAAAAAATTGCGAAGGCATAGAAGTAGTCAAAGATCCCATCGGCATGGCAGCTTATGGGATGGATTCGCACCATATCAAGCGCTATGTAAACGAGCAAGGATTTGTAGAAAATGAAGGCAATGTAGAGGCTTCTGTTAAAGCGCCCTTTCCCATAAGCTATCAATCTCTCGTACCTAAGAATAAGGAATGCACAAATCTTGTCGTGCCCATTTGCCTCAGCGCTTCACACATTGCCTTTGGATCCATTCGTATGGAGCCGGTTTTTATGATATTGGGCCAAAGTGCAGCAACCATTGCCTGCATGAGTATAGATGCTGATAAGGCCGTTCAGGAGTTGGAATATGAGGAACTCGAAAAGGAATTGCTTGCTCAGGGACAAATATTAGAATAA
- a CDS encoding penicillin-binding transpeptidase domain-containing protein: MKLRIISILAFSLSSSFLSAQINWNTPFEDCGIQGSITIFDYKLGRWMSNDIEDSQYATLPASTFKIVNTLIALETGAVKDENEIIPWITDYDTLKYGHRPDIYHSMSMKEAFRLSAGWAYIELAKRIGKDRYRDILTQIGYGNVDLSIDDPDFWNFGKFAISPANQIRVLVDIYEEKLPFSESSFKTLKEMMIVEERDTYTLRAKTGWTRDGGKDTGWWVGYIEKADNIYFFATRLIKSRTEANPNFGNCRKEISKRIFKELGIL, translated from the coding sequence ATGAAGCTGCGAATTATTTCCATTCTGGCATTTAGCCTCTCCTCCTCCTTTCTCTCAGCGCAAATCAATTGGAATACACCTTTTGAAGATTGCGGGATACAAGGGAGCATCACGATTTTCGACTATAAACTTGGTCGATGGATGAGCAATGACATAGAAGACAGTCAATATGCCACTCTTCCAGCATCCACTTTTAAAATTGTCAATACCCTCATAGCTCTGGAAACGGGAGCTGTCAAAGATGAGAACGAAATCATTCCCTGGATCACGGATTATGACACGCTGAAGTACGGCCATCGACCTGATATTTATCATAGCATGAGTATGAAAGAAGCCTTCAGATTGTCTGCAGGTTGGGCCTATATTGAGTTGGCGAAAAGAATCGGCAAAGACCGATACAGGGACATATTGACGCAAATTGGCTATGGGAATGTTGATCTATCAATAGATGATCCTGACTTCTGGAACTTTGGAAAGTTTGCGATTTCCCCGGCAAATCAGATTCGGGTATTGGTAGATATCTATGAAGAAAAGCTGCCTTTCTCCGAAAGCTCTTTCAAAACGCTCAAAGAAATGATGATAGTGGAGGAAAGGGATACCTACACCCTCCGAGCAAAAACCGGATGGACCCGAGATGGAGGCAAGGATACAGGCTGGTGGGTGGGATACATTGAGAAAGCTGATAATATTTATTTTTTTGCTACCCGTTTGATTAAAAGCAGGACAGAGGCCAATCCCAATTTTGGGAATTGTAGAAAGGAAATCAGCAAACGCATCTTCAAAGAACTGGGTATATTATAA
- a CDS encoding GNAT family N-acetyltransferase has protein sequence MNTPQDPELRILSIRENPSYKDKAIAYFQQCWSSVDPIIYKDAISHSLSARNFLPQWYLLIKGETIIGCAGLITNDFISRVDLYPWICAVYIEEAERGKAYATLLMEKAKEDTKKAGFDYLYLSTSHVGYYEKYGFTYIGQGHHPWGESSRIYEIEVA, from the coding sequence ATGAATACTCCCCAAGACCCGGAACTCAGGATCCTATCCATCAGAGAAAATCCTTCTTACAAGGACAAAGCCATCGCCTATTTTCAACAATGCTGGTCAAGTGTAGATCCCATCATCTACAAAGATGCGATTAGCCATAGCCTTTCAGCCCGAAACTTCCTCCCTCAATGGTACCTCCTGATAAAGGGAGAAACAATCATTGGTTGTGCAGGCCTGATCACCAATGACTTCATAAGCAGAGTAGATTTATACCCGTGGATTTGTGCGGTCTATATTGAGGAAGCAGAAAGGGGTAAGGCTTATGCGACTTTGCTCATGGAAAAGGCAAAGGAAGACACAAAGAAAGCAGGCTTTGATTATTTGTACCTGAGCACCAGTCATGTGGGCTATTACGAGAAATACGGGTTCACATACATCGGACAAGGACATCATCCCTGGGGAGAGTCTTCCAGGATTTATGAAATAGAAGTAGCCTGA
- a CDS encoding DUF3667 domain-containing protein has protein sequence MLCKNCSQKVKGNFCQNCGQKTNVGRIDFNYLIKEVPQSFFQLDRGFFFTVRELFLRPGHSLREFIGGKRKNFYKPIAFVLITSTLYVLSTYLMGTKTFMAEMLIGFTEGIQASDFQNGGKTVDWIVKNQSYLAFLVLPIFSLASYLAFIRSDYNYIEHLILNLYISGQQMLIYLMFSFIGTDENAWIATPIILGITYNIWTYLQFFNEKKLATRFWLIGLSYLIFFAIPFLILFIAGTIVNLFSMTT, from the coding sequence ATGCTTTGCAAAAATTGTTCACAGAAAGTCAAAGGAAATTTTTGCCAGAACTGTGGCCAAAAGACCAATGTAGGGCGCATAGATTTCAACTACCTGATCAAGGAAGTTCCCCAGAGCTTTTTTCAATTGGATCGTGGCTTTTTTTTTACCGTCAGGGAGTTATTTCTTCGACCGGGACATAGTTTGCGAGAATTTATCGGGGGAAAGCGCAAGAATTTCTACAAACCCATTGCCTTTGTATTGATCACTTCTACCCTGTATGTTTTGTCTACCTATCTGATGGGCACCAAAACCTTTATGGCAGAAATGCTCATAGGTTTCACGGAAGGAATACAAGCCAGTGATTTCCAGAATGGAGGAAAAACGGTAGATTGGATCGTCAAGAATCAAAGCTATCTGGCTTTTCTCGTCTTGCCCATCTTCTCTCTGGCTTCTTATCTAGCCTTTATCCGGTCTGACTACAATTACATCGAGCACCTCATCCTTAATCTTTACATTTCAGGCCAGCAAATGCTCATATACCTGATGTTTTCCTTTATCGGTACAGACGAAAATGCCTGGATAGCTACACCCATCATATTGGGTATAACGTATAATATCTGGACTTATCTTCAATTTTTTAATGAAAAAAAGCTGGCGACAAGATTCTGGCTCATTGGACTGAGTTACCTCATATTTTTTGCCATTCCTTTTCTCATTCTGTTCATTGCCGGAACGATTGTCAACCTCTTTTCAATGACCACATAA
- a CDS encoding RDD family protein, which translates to MIIEASKKKRLLNFIFDLITIGILMEITFQLEALVENKTPLKVLRVIIVFGGYYIPMEYFLGKTLGKFLTKTRVVNEEGEKIDFRQAVMRFLCRWIPFEFLSLGLGHDAKAWHDLLTKTHVIDEEKQAELSDKISELG; encoded by the coding sequence ATGATCATTGAAGCATCTAAAAAGAAACGTTTATTAAACTTCATCTTTGACCTGATTACCATTGGAATCCTGATGGAAATCACATTTCAACTTGAAGCACTTGTCGAGAATAAAACTCCCCTTAAAGTCCTTCGGGTAATTATTGTTTTCGGGGGTTACTACATTCCAATGGAGTACTTCCTTGGCAAGACACTAGGCAAATTCTTAACAAAAACCCGGGTCGTAAATGAAGAGGGTGAAAAAATAGATTTTCGGCAAGCCGTTATGAGATTTTTATGTCGTTGGATCCCTTTCGAGTTTTTATCTTTAGGATTAGGCCATGATGCAAAGGCCTGGCATGATTTACTTACAAAGACCCATGTGATTGATGAGGAAAAACAGGCTGAACTTAGCGATAAAATATCAGAATTGGGCTAG
- a CDS encoding NAD(P)-dependent oxidoreductase has protein sequence MKILITGSSGHLGEALIRVLQKESHEIIAVDYKASDFTTHQGSITDREFVRNCMQGVDTVIHAATLHKPHIVTHSKAEFVSTNTLGTLNLLEEARLQGSKSFIFTSTTSTFGDALRPKAGEAAKWIDERVVPKPKNIYGVSKTAAEDICQLYYRNHKLPCLILKTSRFFLEEDDDKDKRAKFSDPNLKANEYLHRRVDIADAVEAHLLAIEKAEEIGFGKYIISATTPFSKADLPELNSDVAKVLARIHPNFPEIYESVGWKMFDQIGRVYVNEKARRELGWKPRYDFAYVLDCLKKGKEYRSDLALEVGIKKYHDQVFEEGPYPVNE, from the coding sequence ATGAAAATCCTCATTACCGGCAGTAGTGGCCATCTGGGAGAAGCCCTGATCAGGGTGCTACAAAAAGAGTCTCATGAAATCATTGCTGTAGATTACAAAGCCTCTGATTTCACGACTCATCAGGGTTCCATCACGGATCGGGAATTTGTTCGCAACTGTATGCAGGGAGTGGATACCGTCATTCACGCAGCGACCCTTCATAAACCCCATATTGTCACCCATAGCAAAGCGGAATTTGTCTCTACTAATACCCTGGGAACGCTAAACTTATTGGAGGAAGCCAGATTGCAAGGGAGCAAATCCTTCATCTTCACCAGTACGACCAGTACCTTTGGAGATGCCTTGCGCCCCAAAGCAGGAGAAGCAGCCAAATGGATAGATGAAAGGGTGGTTCCCAAACCCAAGAATATTTATGGAGTGAGCAAAACCGCTGCCGAGGACATTTGCCAGCTCTATTATCGAAATCATAAACTCCCTTGCCTGATCCTCAAAACTTCCCGTTTCTTTCTGGAAGAAGATGATGATAAGGATAAACGAGCCAAATTCTCAGATCCCAACCTCAAAGCCAATGAATACTTGCATAGAAGGGTAGATATCGCCGATGCGGTTGAGGCACATTTGCTGGCCATAGAAAAGGCTGAAGAAATCGGTTTTGGAAAATATATCATCAGTGCCACGACGCCCTTTAGCAAAGCGGATTTGCCCGAATTGAATTCAGATGTAGCCAAGGTACTGGCAAGGATTCATCCCAACTTCCCAGAGATTTATGAATCAGTTGGTTGGAAAATGTTCGACCAAATCGGCCGTGTTTATGTAAATGAAAAAGCAAGACGAGAACTGGGATGGAAACCAAGATATGACTTTGCTTATGTGCTGGATTGTCTGAAAAAAGGGAAAGAATACCGTAGCGACTTAGCCCTGGAAGTAGGCATCAAGAAATACCATGATCAGGTATTTGAAGAAGGCCCTTATCCAGTCAATGAGTAG
- a CDS encoding ribonucleotide-diphosphate reductase subunit beta codes for MSIFEKRINYKPFEYPEVLQFTDAINKSFWVHSEVDFTADVQDFHSHLGENEKQVVKKSLLAIAQIEVAVKSFWGDLYHHFPKPEFNGLGSTFAECEFRHSEAYSRLLEVLGYNSEFEKLLETPVIRERIDYLSNALQHTKSEDKKKYVFSLILFSILIENVSLFSQFAIILSFTRFKGVMKNISNIIAWTSVDEQIHANAGIFIVNTIRKEFPDFFNEETVAELREIVADSIAVEARILDWIFEEGEIDNISKENLLNFMKFRVDDSLSKIGLDKLFFVSEFNYQPMVWFEEEVFANSLDDFFAKRPVEYTKHDKSITADDLF; via the coding sequence ATGAGCATTTTCGAAAAACGCATCAATTACAAACCCTTCGAATACCCCGAAGTCCTCCAATTTACTGATGCCATCAACAAATCCTTTTGGGTCCATTCAGAAGTAGATTTTACTGCAGATGTACAGGATTTCCATTCCCATTTAGGAGAAAATGAGAAGCAGGTAGTAAAAAAGAGCCTGCTCGCCATTGCACAGATCGAAGTAGCTGTCAAATCTTTCTGGGGAGACCTCTACCACCATTTTCCCAAACCGGAGTTCAATGGGCTGGGAAGTACATTTGCGGAATGTGAATTTCGCCATTCAGAAGCCTACTCCCGCCTGCTGGAAGTACTGGGCTACAACAGCGAATTTGAGAAGCTATTAGAAACTCCTGTAATCCGTGAACGCATCGATTACCTTTCCAACGCACTCCAGCACACCAAATCCGAGGACAAAAAGAAATACGTCTTTTCCCTCATCCTTTTCTCTATTCTCATAGAGAATGTTTCCCTCTTCAGTCAGTTTGCCATCATCCTTTCATTCACCCGTTTCAAAGGTGTGATGAAAAACATCAGCAACATCATTGCCTGGACTTCAGTAGACGAGCAAATCCACGCCAATGCCGGCATCTTTATCGTCAATACCATCCGCAAGGAGTTTCCGGATTTCTTCAATGAGGAAACCGTTGCAGAATTGCGGGAAATTGTGGCAGACTCTATCGCGGTGGAAGCACGCATCCTTGATTGGATTTTTGAAGAAGGAGAGATAGATAATATCAGCAAAGAAAATCTCCTCAACTTCATGAAGTTTCGCGTGGATGATAGCCTGAGTAAAATCGGTCTGGATAAACTCTTCTTCGTATCAGAATTCAATTACCAGCCCATGGTTTGGTTTGAAGAGGAAGTATTTGCCAATAGCCTGGACGACTTCTTCGCCAAGCGCCCGGTAGAATACACCAAGCATGACAAAAGCATCACCGCTGACGATCTCTTCTAG
- a CDS encoding acyl-CoA thioesterase, which produces MKSIEERIEQSVTRLFKAVFPNTTNHYDTLFGGTAMHLMDEVAFITATRFSRKKMVTVSSSQIDFSEPIPSGTIIELVGKVVRIGNKSLDVEVEIYKEEMYEEGRKKSIQGRFTFVAIDKQRQAIPVL; this is translated from the coding sequence ATGAAAAGTATAGAAGAACGGATCGAGCAATCGGTTACTCGCTTATTCAAAGCCGTTTTCCCCAATACCACCAATCACTATGATACGCTCTTTGGGGGAACAGCTATGCACCTGATGGATGAAGTGGCATTCATTACAGCCACTCGTTTCAGTCGGAAGAAAATGGTGACCGTTTCCTCCAGTCAAATTGACTTTTCTGAACCTATTCCTTCCGGGACCATCATCGAACTGGTCGGCAAGGTGGTCAGAATAGGAAATAAAAGCCTGGATGTGGAGGTAGAAATATACAAGGAGGAGATGTACGAGGAGGGAAGAAAAAAATCAATACAGGGACGCTTCACCTTTGTTGCTATCGACAAGCAAAGGCAAGCCATTCCCGTACTTTAA
- a CDS encoding ribonucleoside-diphosphate reductase subunit alpha, translated as MEQQIERLWWLNEESQNMLKRGYLLKGETVSTAIERIATAAARRLYKPEMTEPFIEMIEKGWMSLSSPIWANMGTERGLPISCFNVHVPDSIEGITHKLGEVIMQTKIGGGTSGYFGELRERGSSVTDNGKSSGAVSFMKLFDTAMDTISQGGVRRGAFAAYLDIDHSDVKEYLEIKNIGNPIQNLFFGVCVSDYWMQEMIDGDREKREIWAKVLESRQQKGLPYIFFTDNINRYKPDVYKDKNMTIRSSNLCSEIALPSNFEESFICCLSSMNLELYDEWKDTDAVKRAIYFLDAVLQEFIVKTEGNYYLTSSNRFAKRHRALGLGVLGWHSYLQKNMIPFEGMRSKALTNEIFKHINQQANEASEELAGIYGEPEVLEGYGRRNTTLMAIAPTTSSSAILGQSSPGIEPFSSNYYKAGLAKGNFMRKNKYLRKLLEEKGLDTEDTWRSIMLNHGSVRHLEGLSEEEKEVFKTFKEISQLEIIQQASIRQKYIDQAQSLNLNIPSNLPIKEVNKLLIEAWQLGIKTLYYQRSQSVSKEFISNIVSCSSCEA; from the coding sequence ATGGAACAACAAATAGAAAGATTATGGTGGCTCAATGAAGAGAGCCAGAATATGCTCAAGCGAGGCTATTTACTCAAGGGAGAAACCGTTAGTACAGCCATCGAACGGATCGCTACCGCAGCAGCGAGGCGTTTGTATAAGCCAGAAATGACAGAGCCCTTTATTGAGATGATCGAAAAAGGCTGGATGAGCCTAAGCTCTCCTATCTGGGCCAATATGGGAACAGAAAGGGGATTGCCCATCTCCTGCTTTAACGTACATGTACCGGACAGCATCGAAGGCATCACCCACAAATTGGGAGAGGTAATCATGCAAACCAAAATCGGAGGCGGTACTTCCGGCTATTTTGGAGAACTGAGAGAAAGGGGAAGCTCGGTAACAGACAATGGGAAAAGTAGTGGAGCCGTCAGCTTTATGAAGCTTTTTGATACGGCTATGGACACCATTTCTCAGGGAGGGGTAAGAAGAGGAGCCTTTGCGGCATATCTCGACATTGATCATTCAGATGTAAAGGAGTACCTGGAGATTAAAAATATCGGAAATCCCATCCAGAATCTATTTTTTGGGGTATGTGTATCTGATTACTGGATGCAGGAAATGATAGATGGAGATCGGGAGAAAAGAGAGATTTGGGCGAAAGTCCTGGAAAGCCGCCAGCAGAAAGGCTTGCCTTACATCTTTTTCACCGACAACATCAATCGGTACAAACCGGATGTTTACAAGGACAAGAACATGACCATCCGTTCCAGCAACTTATGTTCAGAAATCGCCCTGCCTTCCAATTTTGAAGAATCTTTCATTTGCTGCCTTTCCTCTATGAATCTGGAGCTGTATGATGAGTGGAAAGATACAGATGCAGTAAAAAGAGCCATCTATTTTCTGGATGCGGTATTACAGGAATTTATCGTAAAGACTGAGGGCAACTATTACCTCACTTCCTCCAATCGATTCGCCAAACGTCATCGCGCTTTGGGACTGGGAGTACTTGGATGGCATTCTTATCTGCAAAAAAATATGATTCCATTTGAAGGTATGCGTTCCAAAGCCCTCACCAATGAGATCTTTAAGCATATCAATCAGCAAGCCAATGAAGCGAGTGAAGAATTGGCTGGTATTTATGGGGAGCCCGAGGTTCTGGAAGGCTATGGTAGAAGGAATACGACCCTGATGGCCATTGCTCCGACCACTTCTTCCTCTGCAATCCTGGGACAAAGTTCGCCCGGCATAGAGCCTTTTAGCAGTAATTATTATAAAGCAGGTCTGGCGAAAGGCAATTTTATGCGGAAAAATAAATACCTCCGAAAACTGCTGGAAGAAAAAGGACTGGATACAGAAGATACCTGGCGGAGCATCATGCTCAATCATGGAAGCGTCCGTCATTTGGAAGGCCTCTCGGAAGAAGAGAAAGAAGTATTCAAAACCTTCAAGGAAATCAGTCAGCTTGAGATCATCCAACAGGCATCCATTCGCCAGAAATACATCGATCAAGCCCAGAGTCTCAACCTCAATATTCCGTCCAATTTGCCGATCAAAGAGGTCA